Part of the Hevea brasiliensis isolate MT/VB/25A 57/8 chromosome 16, ASM3005281v1, whole genome shotgun sequence genome is shown below.
taatattttaagatttttaaattattcaattaagttcaaatttaaaagaaaaattagaaaaatcaaaCTAAACCAAGATTGTATATACACTGTATTTTCCTCTTATCCTTACAAGTCATTAAGCCTTATTTGGCTTGTTATCCTTTTTTGGATCATTAATTGCGCAGGGAAGTTAGGAGAAATTAAATaggaaaaatagagaaaaaaaaaagaaaagaaatataatttcaaagaataaaatactatTTTGCCCTCAATTTTTTTATATCTAGCTATAGAATATGAACATTTAAgtaattttaactattattttcatatttcattttttttcaatttcaaaggaaatatttaaaaaaaaaaaagagaatttgGGAAATCATATTTCTCCTCcttcatttcattttttaatgCCCAAAcaataaaaattagaaaaatttaaatttttttcttttttttttctctctatttCTCTCAATCCAAACAAAAGTTATCATAATTTATTGTCCACACCATCATCACAAAAATTACGAGGAAGCCTGACCACTGTCATTTATTATTCTTCTACTGCTTAAATTTTCtctatcttttttatttattcattatccaTATTTCCTTGCAAAATTATTTCaattcaaaccctgttttcaATTATCAATGTGGCGTTACCTCTTCCAACTCTACGCGTTCTCAACGCCTCAGCTCCCCTATGTCAAAAGCTCGAAATCCCTCGCTAGGAAAATGGCACTATAAAGACAGGATACTGAGAGCAAACAAGCTGCTACGCTCTTGATGCACCTTGTCGCTACCATTGAATGCAGCTCTTGCTGCCATCGCTTTGTAAGCTGTGGGTATTAAAGGATGAACACTTAATTTTCTTGGCTTGAAATTTATCAATTGATTAATGAGTTTATATAATGTTATTGATTTTCTTATAGATTTTGTTAATGGATGTATGTTTGTGGATGTCTTATTTATGAATGATTGATTCCAATTGAGAAATCAAGTTTAAATTGTTAGTTTTGTAGTTTTCAACTATAtaaaattatgtattttttattgtaccattatttttttttaattttttcgcaTTTGGAGCTCAAATGGATTTTTATAATATTAGTTTGATTCTATTTAATTATCTCTCTATTAATTCAGTTTAGTATTATTTTTAATCCTTTTAATTTAAAATCGAACCAATCGTTTGGAAATCCCTAAAATCATCAACCCATGAGAGTATTTCATAATAACAATAATCGATACAATTAAATATTCTTGATTGGTGACATGTGTCCCTAAGAGATCTTATTCTCGAGTACCATCTGAATATTGTACAAGAGTATGACATACAGGCATATATTAGTCGTTTGAAATGCCATCCATTTTCCATATACTGATGAGCAAGCTTGAAAGGTACTCCAACAGAACCAGTTGGATGGCCCCATGACTCCACCAATCATCCTTCTAGTAACCGAATAAAAGGGAAGCCGAGTACTAGTATTCCGAAAGGTCATGCGCTTACGGGAATGGGCTCTTATTACCTTGCATATTGTTTAATTTGATAAGACACATGCCTGAATTACGTGTGTAACAAATTCATGGTCCTACCATTTACAGAACAAGGTAATCAATCAACTTCGTCTCTAAGCGGACTGCCCACCACTAATACGTCAGAAGCTTATTACACCACTGGTCTCCCAAACCTATATTTGTTAGATTTTCAATTGCCACCGTTTCAAAGTACGTTAAGAGTCATGATTATTGTATCAGGAGATATACTTTAACTTTAGGCAGAAATATATTTACAATATAGATAAAATATTCATCGAACCTTTAACGCTTACCCCTTATTTGTTCCTTCTACTTTTCTTTTTTTGATTTTCCCTGCATTGTACTAAACCATTTGAGTGCTAAGTGAGAAACATCTCTCAGCACTGTAAACCTTTGGCATCTCATATGGAGAGAAGTCGTAGCCTATTCAATTCTAATACAATCACCCGAAAGTAGCTGTAAAAGTATATTGAGTGCCTGTATTTCTCTTATCCCCTTAAATAATACCACACTACCCTATTCACGTGTCCTCCCACCGTGGTAAATGAGGTTAAAGCTTCACAATGGTGGCATCAATAGTATTTACCATGACttgaaaagttttttttttaagatgAAAGGACCATGTGGGATTAGCGGTGAGGTTGGAGTCTCAGTTATGAGTTGGGACATCAGGGGTTTACACTATGTTTGGGGAGGaaggaaaataagaaaataaaaaaaatatgagaagaaaataattttattttatttatttttatttgaattgagtagaaaataaagaaagaatgaaaatttgtaagaaaaataaaaatgttttatcattttctattttctctttaaaatgGGAGAAAAGTAAAAGGGAAatattcaaaattataaatataactctatattttatagtttttctttttaaatttagggataaagttataattttattatttataaaataacttTCCTTTTAATACTTTCTTCTCTAAATCCAaaataaaagagaagaaaaataatttttatttttatttcttattttttctcctttatttttcttccttCTAAAAAGTTCCCAAACATAGTGTTAAGTGAATAAAGAGAGATGGTTCGTATAAAAACATGCAGATGAGACATTACACAAATTCTTCACAACCCATGCAATATATTAACAGAGTTAACGGATAGGCTTAATTGATGAAATTTAAAGAGTTCAATAACTAAATTGTCTgaaaaaattaatgatttaattaacttttaaatCCAAGTATCTTGATCTAATTTAAATATTTCGTTTTTTCTAAGTTAAAGTTTATTAAATATgttcatttattattaatttcagattataaattatcaatattacataaaaatatataatattatattaaaaaaaaatatagtatcacatagaaaatataattttatatgtcATCAATGTAAAACTAATAATAAATAATTGTATTTAATGAATCTCAATAACTTTAATATTGCACTTATTAAAAAACTGTAAACATTTTACCATAACATTGGGATTAATTCCCAATAAATCTCCACTTCATGCATAGAATTAGATATCAagatttccttttaattaaagatTGTCGATGTAACAtgttaaaattaaattcaaactaGATTAGGAAAAAGgagaaacaaaaagaaaaaaaaattatgataataaaaatattgatttatgttaaaatttatataaaattaattaaaatatgtaaaaataaaattcaagtgCCTAAATACATCCCAAAGGTGCATTTTTGCCTAATAGACACCTACattgttttttttatttgcatGTCTCGTATCTCAACTCAATAAAAATGTATCACTTAAATGCAAATTTGCATAGTAACAACTTATCATTTGTAACAACTAGTTGGGATAGAGGAATAAAAATGATgctatttggccaaattctcattgtCCTCTTGCACACAAACCCTATGCCGATCCCCAGTAAATATGAGAAGGCTAGTCCAAGAGCAAGAACCCAAAAGGAAATCCCTCCCAATGCTGCAAAAATTAGAATAACAAGATTTGGTCAACTATCAAAATGCACcataagaaacaaaaaaaaaaaaaaaaaaaaagtataatgtAGCATTATCTCGTGGTCCTTCCATCCCTCTATCAAATTTGAGAGTCCCACTCCAATTTGTTGATACTCACAATTCATGTGAGAGGGAGAGAATGTAAGTTGGTCCTCTATAATAACTTTTGTCATAAAAcaaagcatgaattctagcaaaAAAATGAGTTTCTACTAAAGCCAGACTCTTTCCTTGGAACATTAGAGAATGCAGTGAAATAAATTCATGCAGGCACAAGGAGATTggaacttatagtagttcatgCCTTTAGGGTTCACTAATCAACGGAGATATTCGAATTTTACATTCTTTCGATGTTAAAATTAAAAGTGATCATGGGATAAGACGCTGAAAATGTTTAAGTATATTACAAAAGTTGATTAAATGTACTCTATAATCATATAAAAATTCTCATTACGTATTAGAAGATAGGGAATACACTAGATTAAAAACATTTTGTACAATTCTATAGTTTAATATCAATTTGGTGAATCAGTTGACTCTCATGATATGAAATTAGTAACATGTATAATTTAAAAATGAGAGACACCTAAAAATCAATGAAGAATGTTGCATTTTATGTGAGATTATCCTTATGACCAAACCCTTTAGAGTACCTTATAGCGATGATGGTCATGCTCAGAGAAGTAAAATATAATGATTAAAGAATAAggtaataaatgaaattacaaattATAAACAAATCAACTCACATTTTGCGGTAAAAATTGATGGATTTCATTCTTTGATGCCCAAATCCACTTTCTTCTCTAATGCAATGTCATCAATGTATGAAGATTTTTGGATTCTTTGAAGAGCAATTTGAAAGATTGACATAAtttgaagattttccctcccaaaCCTCTTTTTTTACCTAATAATGATTTCCCATAGATAATAATGCCacctcatatatttatatttattgttcatttggtagaCATTTGTCGTCGCATGACAGCTCAGATGCGCGTATATCTCACTTTCGAGATATTATGCAATTTTTATGTTTAAACGATACATTTTCATTTTATTGAGGTgtgaaatagataaaaaaatatttcaataattattagataaaaacacaataatttaaatatttgaaaatatatttggtAAATATAAGACCTAAAAATTTCAATAAAGTCCGCTGGATTGGAGCCTAGAGAAGGAAGATGTGGAGAAAAAAtcatattaaagaaaaaaaattattaaaattatatattttttaaaaagttaaattataatctaattcatgaattttgataaaatctaaaatttagtcattatattttaaaaattaaattatttaatcactAAAATTTAGTAAAACCTGTAATTTAATCaatccatttaatttttcatctaattaactattaattataataaaaataatcaaaatatcattaatttaatatattttataacttaaataatttattataatacaaaactttatagattaaattattaaagaatattttagtattttgatatttttattataaataaatgaaaaattaaaaatatggattaaattataattttattaaattttaataattaaattatttaattttaaaaatatatggctaaattttagattttattaaatttcaggtactaaattataatttagtcaaaattaagttttggtggaAGGAAGGAGGCTTGTTCTTCATATGTTTCATCCTCAGCATCCCAAACAAACTGAAATTACGCCTCTTATCTCTCCATTTTACGAtaaacaaaaccctaatttttttcgCTTTCTTTCTCGAGAAAATCTCAGACCCTCAAAGCATTATATtatctctcttctctctcatatCTTCGTGAGCTCTGTGTTCCTCTTTATATTTCCTCTTTCTGTGTGACACTGAAACTCTCTCTGTGCCTCTGCTTTGAAACACATTGTTTGGAATTCGCAATATTAATACTTCGAAAGCGGTTATTGAAACGGTTACGTTTTTGTGCTATAGCTGCCTTTAATCATAGCGGGCTAGGGTTTGTTCTCCCTCGCTTGCAGTTTCCTTTTCCTTTTTGGACAAACAATTAAATTTTTGTTTGTTTCTGTTGAAACCCTAGAACGTTGCGGTAACACAGATACAGGTACGTGTGTGTGTGAGACTAGGGTTTCTATTTGTACACATTATTCTTTTGGGGAGGTTTTCTCACTCTGATTTTATCGGTTCTTTAGGGTTTCCTTGAAATTGTACTGTTTGATGGGTGTGAACTCGTGTTATAGAGACGTGGGTATTGTTTCATTCTCGCGATATGTTTTTTTGAACCTTCATATTCGGTGTTTCGGCAGATTTTCGTCAGAGATGAGGGTCTATTGAGcgtgtttgtttgtttgttttctAGAAATCCATCTGTAATTGAAGATGGAGGTGTAAAGAGATAGAAAGAAATGGAGCCATAAGGGCGTTTGATTATATTCCATTGCGTTTTATGTGAAGTCTTACATTTTGTTTATGCCATTGCTGTTGTAATTGGGTTTTCTGCGCATGCACTAACTTCACAACCTGCTGCTTCTTTCAAACCTTGTTGTCTTTAAGCCTGATTTTGCTAGATAGAGAAGAACCAATCTGCCAAACACATAACAATTCAATTTCTATTGGGTGTTGTTTCTTTTTCAATTGCTAACTTGAATTATTGGTTGCGACTGGAGTAAGGTTGGGTGTTTTAGTTTTAGTGGAAAGAAAGACAGGATTAGGGATAGAAGGTGGTGTTTTTTTTTTAGGACTATAATTTTGTTAGGAGaggggatgaagtaggtgagagAAGTATTTTGTTTTCTTCTTGATTAATCTGATGATGTTCAGTACTGCTCCTTATGGAAAGAAGTGAACCCACGTTAGTTCCAGAATGGTTGAGAAGTTCTGGAAGTGTTTCAGGGGGTGGCAGTTCAGCCCAGCACTTTGCATCATCGTCTTCTCACTCAGGtattttcaatttctcttatttttaatGCCTCATGTTGCACTTTACGTATCTCGTTTATCATGTTGAATTTAAGTATGTtcaatgatttgatttattttttaagtttAGTTTTGGATGATAATTGTGCTGTTATTGTTAAATAGATGTTTCTTCCTCGGCACATCATGCTAGAAACAGGAATTCTAAGAGTGATTTTGATTCCCCTCGTTCTGCTTTTCTTGATCGAGCATCTTCTTCTAATTCCCGGAGGACTTCCAGCAATGGATCTGCAAAGCATGCATACAGTAGTTTTAGTAGAAGTCACAGGGATAAGGATCGAGAAAGGGACAAAGAGAGGTTGAATTTTGGTGACCATTGGGACCATGATGTTCCTGATCCTTTGGGAAGCATATTGCCAAGTAGAAGTGAGAAGGACACTTTGCGACGTTCCCATTCGACGGTGGCAAGGAAACAGAGTGATGTCTTACCTCGAAGATTTACAGTGGACTTAAAAAATGGGAGTAACAGCAATCATGCCAATGGCAATGGTTTGATTTCTGGGAGCAGTGTTGGTAGTGGCATTCAGAAGACAGTGTTTGATAAGGATTTTCCCTCACTTGGGAGTGAAGAGAGACAAGGAGTGCCTGATATAGGAAGGGTTTCATCTCCTGGATTGAGCACGGCTGTTCAAAGCTTGCCTGTGGGTAGTTCTGCTTTGATTGGTGGGGAGGGATGGACATCAGCTCTGGTAGAGGTGCCCACTATAATAGGAAATAGTAGCTGTGGTTCCTTATCAGCTGTACAAACTGTTGCTAATTCAGCACCTGGGACTCCAAGTGTAATGGCTAGTCTCAATATGGCTGAAGCACTGACTCAGGTTCCATCAAGAACTCGGACTGCTCCACAGGTAACTGGTAACCTTTACctcataattatataaaattaactgTTTTGGTTGGTCTAATGAGGAGTTATCATCAACCTGCAGTTGTCTGTCCAAACTCAGAGGCTTGAGGAATTGGCTATCAAGCAATCGAGGCAATTAATACCAGTAACACCTTCAATGCCAAAGAGTTCGGTAATAGCAATGCCTTTGAATTATGAGAATATGTTTAATAGTTGTACTGTTTAGTTGTTTTTAATTTGTTTGATCATTATTATACATTGATTAATTTAGATATATCTTTTCTGTTTGTTTACATGTTCTTTAATGTTTTGCATATACTATATGTGCAACATATAATAAAAGCTTTCAATCTGGAGCATGTGATGTTGGAAAGGCATGGGTGTTATCGCCCCCCTTTCTATTGAATTTGGATCTATTCTACTTAAAAAATGATTAAAGGTCTAATTGCTCACAACTGTTTCATAAGTGAGAAATATGTGCCATTTATTTTGACTTAATTCTTCCAGTTTTTGTTCAAATTAGGGAGTAATTAAGCTAAtagtttgaatttgattcaaGTGGACGAACCTCTTGCAAACACCTTATGCATATAAGAGCTCTAAACATTTTTGGAGGATTGCCTTGAACAATTTTCTATGGCAAAATAGCTCTGTAGAAAACAGCTTGCCAAGATTGTTAAGACGATTAGCAGTGATGTGAAATAGCCAAATTTAAGCTGTGATCCCATGAATCTCTTTTCCTTCTTACTGAGATTTGACAAATACGAGATTTTTGGCAATGTACCCTTCTGATGCATtgatttcttcagaaaaaaaattcaaattcttaATATTTTAGATGAAAGATTTGAATGATTTATCATTCCCTTATGCTGAGAATTTTAGGTGAACTGGCTGCTAGTATAATGAAACAAATGTACTCAATGGTTTAGCATGGTGATAAATATCATTCTTCTGCAGATTCAGGCTTTGCTATCTCTTTGTTTATTCAGTAGCATTAAAAATATTTGTTGATTCATTGGAGTTTCCATGtgttttttttccctttcttttttttttttcagggtgggggtggtggtggtggtggggtGCTTAGGTTTGCATTGTGCACATTCTATTTTTCTATGTAGAGATGGGTGGATacatatttttcttttctttttattttgaagGCGATCTTTTTGGGCTTCTCCATTTCCACCCCTTATGCTTCCTTTTTCTTGTCAAATGAACGGTTGGCTTGCTGCATTTTATTTTGCTCATTTGAGTCTCTCACAATTTTCATGAGTTTCTATAAT
Proteins encoded:
- the LOC110665554 gene encoding uncharacterized protein LOC110665554 produces the protein MERSEPTLVPEWLRSSGSVSGGGSSAQHFASSSSHSDVSSSAHHARNRNSKSDFDSPRSAFLDRASSSNSRRTSSNGSAKHAYSSFSRSHRDKDRERDKERLNFGDHWDHDVPDPLGSILPSRSEKDTLRRSHSTVARKQSDVLPRRFTVDLKNGSNSNHANGNGLISGSSVGSGIQKTVFDKDFPSLGSEERQGVPDIGRVSSPGLSTAVQSLPVGSSALIGGEGWTSALVEVPTIIGNSSCGSLSAVQTVANSAPGTPSVMASLNMAEALTQVPSRTRTAPQLSVQTQRLEELAIKQSRQLIPVTPSMPKSSVLNSSDKSKSKTVVRSGEMNMAAKSMQQQPSSLHPANQAVLGGHVKGDALKTSHGKLFVLKPGWENGVSSSPKDVASPTNSASRAANSQLATPTVPSAPSRSPNNTKLSSVEHKSANLNLISGFNVEKRPLSQTQSRNDFFNLLKKKTSTNTSAALPDSASAVSSPASEKSCDASKEVVSASTSSQAIKNGAELTSNGDTCEEVQRFSEEEAAFLRSLGWEENSGEDEGLTEDEINAFYQQCMKLRPTLKLCPGMQQKLLESHAAGTGGASSELSSSDSGLET